Genomic DNA from Noviherbaspirillum saxi:
AGCTGCCAGCCCGGATCACTCCGTCGCCGGCCAGTGACATGAGCCTGCCTTGGTCGGGCTATGCCTGGTCCTATGCCTGGTCCTATGCCTGGTCTATTGCGCAACCTTGCCAATGAAGTCGACAAACAAGCGCGTCGGCATCGGCAATGCTTCGTAATCGCGCATGCAAATGACAAAGCGCCGGTGCGCCCATGGATCGGTCAGGGGAATGACCCGCAAGTCCAATGCGGTCTGGTATGGCGCGATCGCTTCGGCCGGAATGATGCTCATGGCGAGATTGGCGCGAACGATGCGACATGCCGCTTCAAAGGTCGCGACATGGATACGGTTGAATACCGTTTTACCGGTATCGGCCGCGACACGGCGCAGGAACAGGTTCATCAGGCTTTCAGGCTGTTGTCCGACATGGTCGTATTGCAGCGTTTCCTCGAATGACACCGACTCGCGTTTGGCCAATGGATGATCGGGATGGACTACCGCGGTCAGATGATCGGTCTTGTAGGGAATGACCTGCAGTCCGCGGGTATCGGCAAAGTCCCAGCAGACGCCGATGGCTGCGCTGTTTTCCTCGACCGCGCGGATCACCTGATTGCTGACGCGCTCCTCCATGTCGACCTTGATATTGTCGTGCTGCGCGAGGAAGGCGCTGATGTCGTCCGGCAGGAATTCGACAACGGCCGAGACGCTGGCATAGATATGGATATGGCCGCGAACGCCGCTGGCATACTCGCTCAGTTCCGCCTGCATTTTTTCGGCACCGCGCAACAACAGGCGTGCGTGCTGCAGCAAGGCTTCGCCCGCCGGTGTAGGCGTGACGCCGGAACGATGTCTCAGCAGCAGCGGCGTGCCGATGACGTCTTCTATATCGGTGATGCGTTTGCTGACCGCGGACGCCACGATAGCCTCGCGCTCGGCAGCATGCGCGATGCTGGCTTCTTCGCACACGGCGACAAAAAGACGCAGGGTGATGAAGTCGACCTGCCACAATCGTTTTTTGGCGGGTTTCATGACGCTTCCTTGTAATCGGATGAATTTGGCATCGCTTTCTGCATGCATGGACTAGGCATTGCCGATGTCATTCAACAGGCTCACGAGTTTGGCGATATCGACAGGTTTGACGAAATAGTGGTCGAATCCCGCTCCCTGGCTGCTATGCTGATGCCGATCCTGACCGTAGCCGGTAACGGCGACCAGGATTGTTCCGACATTTTCCGGCTGGATGCGCAGG
This window encodes:
- a CDS encoding LysR substrate-binding domain-containing protein; protein product: MKPAKKRLWQVDFITLRLFVAVCEEASIAHAAEREAIVASAVSKRITDIEDVIGTPLLLRHRSGVTPTPAGEALLQHARLLLRGAEKMQAELSEYASGVRGHIHIYASVSAVVEFLPDDISAFLAQHDNIKVDMEERVSNQVIRAVEENSAAIGVCWDFADTRGLQVIPYKTDHLTAVVHPDHPLAKRESVSFEETLQYDHVGQQPESLMNLFLRRVAADTGKTVFNRIHVATFEAACRIVRANLAMSIIPAEAIAPYQTALDLRVIPLTDPWAHRRFVICMRDYEALPMPTRLFVDFIGKVAQ